The sequence CACAATGGATAATCCTGGAAACCTCCCTTGGGTCAGGAACGAATGTGGGAGCCTGCTCCGTAAACCCCACATATGGAGTGACCAAAAAGTTACTTGGCGGAATAAACAGCTGTGAGAGCTTTCCGATCACCTGTACGTCCTTGGCCGGAACCCCTATCTCTTCTTCCGTTTCTCGAAGCGCAGTTTCTTGAAGATTGGCATCTTCCTGTTCTTTTTTACCACCAGGGAGTGAAACCTGACCACCATGGGCACCATCATACTCCGGTCTTTTGATAAAGGGTACCCAACAACCTTTCCCCTTCGGATATAATAAAATCAAGACCGCTCCTTCCCTGGCATGGCTCAAGTCGTGTTGGGCAAACCTTGCATTATCGATAGGTTGAGGCGCCATTTTCACCTGACCAGCCTTACCGGGCAATGGTCTTTTGATGTTATCTTCTAGCTTCTGAATTACTCGTTCCAATTTCATCACCTTAAAACTATCCAAGATTTTATTATGGCACAAGCACTTGTACTGGTTCAAGCCAAAAAGTTGGGGCCAAGATCCTGCCAAAGCTTGGGCATAGTGCATGGGAATTATGCTAGCTGCACATCCCGCTCATTTGGGATCAAGTAATATTTCTGGGATATGAATGTGACATGTTCTTTTGAAAGAAAATTTAACACCATTAAAACAATGGTTTTCTGCTATCCGTACGAATGGGTTTTAGCGGGAATTTATGGGGAATAGTTAGGCCCATGCCGCTAAAACGGGAAACGTTGGATGGGTAAATTTACCATGGGCTTCACCCATGGCTATGGATGTGTCGCCACTATTGGGGCTAACTTTCGAGGGTACATCATACACCATACCACGGATCAAGCAATA comes from Echinicola vietnamensis DSM 17526 and encodes:
- a CDS encoding NUDIX hydrolase, which gives rise to MKLERVIQKLEDNIKRPLPGKAGQVKMAPQPIDNARFAQHDLSHAREGAVLILLYPKGKGCWVPFIKRPEYDGAHGGQVSLPGGKKEQEDANLQETALRETEEEIGVPAKDVQVIGKLSQLFIPPSNFLVTPYVGFTEQAPTFVPDPREVSRIIHCDFNILMDHNIRKKTTIKARNNIEIQAPYFDIDAEMVWGATAMILSELLLIWEK